In a genomic window of Pseudoxanthomonas indica:
- a CDS encoding bifunctional diguanylate cyclase/phosphodiesterase has translation MSSQSASAGMMPGDPATTPTERVLQVLLEMLPAGSALAVSWRDWALGTGGLATDQASTALRRRAEQILADGDAVLRPMPGEIALTWENNDGNARMALAAVPGEPLDAAASASFSLLARTLVGATLDTARAHARIVSLEKSKRLQQALYEIADLAGTDLEMSEMLRRIHAVVNSLMYAENCYIVLYDDQRRSVRFLYFADQKDPYIAEPDRDFSEEEMANSMTFALLRHGQPLRGPSTVIRQKLGVIRDPSHGPDSQDWLGVPMRRDDRVCGAIVVQSYDTPASYADEDRALLGYVAQHILTALDRKHAHVDLERRVEDRTHELQRANRELQAEIIERKRAEKLQSALFRITDLAITSESLERFYADVHAVVDELIDARNFYIALLGENKQTLQFPYTIDERDPMRKSRRIGNGLTEFVIETGKALLADRTVISGLAEGGKVIQHGPPAYSWLGVPLFQGDEVLGAVVVQSYSPEVKFTAHDQSLLNFVAHNIGNGLARQRAQESLRVAHAELERRVDERTRELAEANTQLRAQISERLRAEQRLTHQATHDALTGLPNRPHLLDRLSAAIERARHGDGQAFAVLFLDLDRFKLVNDSIGHAAGDELLIEVARRITMTVRGNDVVSRLGGDEFAVLMEYADDEENIRELCQRLLSVLARPMWVAGRELYPSASLGIAVWHPRYRNGEELLRDADAAMYRAKEQGRDRCAMFDEAMREAAMHSLDLQADLRRAINNRDFLPFYQPILRLDDGEVVGYEALLRWQHERRGLLTPPDFIDLGEDSGLIEQVDWLIYEQVVRQIARGGDGYVSVNVSPRHFRSPDFADRLLAMFEAQGADPSRLRVEITEVALLDDAPRTLRTLSTLREHGILAQLDDFGTGFSALSYLHRFPISVLKIDRSFIAGIGDEGRPESLGLVRAILALARTLGIDTIAEGIETDEQRQALLELGCSFGQGYLLGRPTAEMGGVALV, from the coding sequence ATGTCCAGCCAATCCGCGAGCGCCGGCATGATGCCCGGCGACCCTGCCACCACGCCCACCGAACGGGTGCTCCAGGTATTGCTGGAGATGCTGCCGGCCGGCAGCGCGCTGGCGGTGAGCTGGCGCGACTGGGCCCTGGGTACCGGCGGGCTGGCCACGGACCAGGCGAGTACGGCCCTGCGCCGACGCGCCGAACAGATCCTGGCCGATGGCGACGCGGTGCTGCGGCCGATGCCCGGCGAAATCGCCCTGACCTGGGAAAACAACGACGGCAACGCCCGCATGGCGCTGGCCGCGGTTCCCGGCGAGCCGCTGGATGCCGCGGCCAGCGCCTCGTTCTCGCTGCTGGCGCGGACCCTGGTGGGCGCCACCCTCGACACCGCGCGTGCGCATGCACGCATCGTCTCGCTGGAAAAATCCAAGCGCCTGCAGCAGGCGCTGTACGAAATCGCCGACCTGGCCGGTACCGATCTGGAAATGAGCGAAATGCTCCGCCGCATCCATGCGGTGGTGAACTCGCTGATGTACGCCGAGAACTGCTACATCGTGCTGTACGACGATCAGCGCCGCAGCGTGCGCTTCCTGTACTTCGCCGACCAGAAGGATCCGTACATCGCCGAGCCGGACCGGGACTTCTCCGAAGAGGAGATGGCCAACAGCATGACCTTCGCCCTGCTCCGGCATGGCCAACCGCTGCGCGGGCCTTCCACGGTCATCCGGCAGAAGCTGGGCGTGATCCGCGATCCCAGCCACGGCCCGGACAGCCAGGACTGGCTGGGCGTACCGATGCGCCGCGATGACCGGGTCTGCGGTGCGATCGTGGTGCAGAGCTACGACACCCCCGCCAGCTACGCCGATGAAGACCGCGCTCTGCTCGGTTACGTGGCCCAGCACATCCTGACCGCGCTGGACCGCAAGCACGCGCATGTGGACCTGGAACGGCGGGTCGAGGACCGCACCCACGAACTGCAGCGCGCCAACCGCGAACTGCAGGCCGAAATCATCGAACGCAAGCGCGCCGAGAAATTACAGAGCGCGCTGTTCCGCATCACCGACCTGGCCATCACCTCCGAGTCGCTGGAGCGCTTCTACGCCGATGTGCATGCGGTGGTGGACGAACTGATTGACGCGCGCAATTTCTACATCGCGCTGCTTGGTGAGAACAAGCAGACCCTGCAATTTCCCTACACCATCGACGAGCGCGATCCGATGCGCAAGTCGCGCCGGATCGGCAACGGCCTGACCGAGTTCGTGATCGAAACCGGCAAGGCGCTGCTGGCCGACCGCACGGTCATCAGTGGCTTGGCCGAAGGCGGCAAGGTCATCCAGCACGGACCGCCGGCCTACAGCTGGCTGGGCGTGCCCTTGTTCCAGGGCGATGAAGTGCTGGGCGCGGTGGTGGTGCAGAGCTACTCACCGGAAGTGAAGTTCACCGCGCACGATCAGAGCCTGCTGAACTTCGTCGCCCACAACATCGGCAACGGCCTGGCCCGCCAGCGCGCCCAGGAAAGCCTGCGCGTGGCCCATGCCGAACTGGAACGACGGGTCGATGAACGCACGCGCGAACTGGCCGAAGCCAATACCCAGCTGCGTGCGCAGATCAGCGAGCGCCTGCGCGCCGAGCAACGCCTGACCCACCAGGCCACGCACGATGCGCTGACCGGCCTGCCGAATCGTCCGCACCTGCTGGACCGGCTGTCGGCGGCCATCGAGCGCGCCCGCCATGGCGATGGCCAGGCCTTTGCCGTGCTGTTCCTGGATCTGGATCGCTTCAAGCTGGTCAATGACAGCATCGGCCACGCCGCGGGTGATGAGCTGCTGATCGAAGTCGCGCGCCGCATCACCATGACGGTGCGCGGCAACGACGTGGTCTCGCGTCTGGGCGGCGATGAATTCGCCGTGCTGATGGAATACGCCGACGACGAAGAGAACATCCGCGAACTCTGCCAGCGCCTGCTCAGCGTGCTGGCGCGACCGATGTGGGTGGCCGGGCGCGAACTGTATCCTTCGGCCAGCCTGGGCATTGCGGTCTGGCATCCGCGCTATCGCAACGGCGAAGAACTGCTGCGCGACGCCGACGCCGCCATGTACCGCGCCAAGGAGCAGGGCCGCGATCGCTGCGCCATGTTCGACGAGGCCATGCGCGAAGCCGCCATGCACAGCCTGGACCTGCAGGCGGATCTGCGTCGGGCCATCAACAACCGCGACTTCCTGCCGTTCTACCAACCCATCCTGCGGCTGGATGACGGCGAGGTGGTGGGCTACGAAGCGCTGCTGCGCTGGCAGCACGAGCGCCGCGGCCTGCTGACCCCGCCGGACTTCATCGATCTGGGCGAAGACAGCGGTTTGATCGAACAGGTCGACTGGCTGATCTACGAACAGGTGGTCAGGCAGATTGCCCGCGGCGGCGATGGCTATGTGTCGGTGAACGTGTCACCGCGACACTTCCGATCGCCCGACTTCGCGGATCGTCTGCTGGCCATGTTCGAGGCCCAGGGAGCGGATCCCTCGCGTCTGCGGGTGGAAATCACCGAGGTGGCGCTGCTCGATGACGCGCCGCGCACCTTGCGCACGCTGAGCACCTTGCGCGAGCACGGCATCCTGGCGCAGCTGGACGACTTCGGCACCGGCTTCTCGGCCTTGTCGTACCTGCACCGGTTCCCGATTTCGGTGCTCAAGATTGATCGCAGCTTCATCGCCGGCATCGGCGATGAAGGGCGACCCGAAAGCCTGGGCCTGGTCCGCGCCATTCTGGCCCTGGCCCGCACCCTGGGCATCGACACCATCGCCGAAGGCATTGAAACCGACGAGCAGCGCCAGGCGCTGCTGGAGCTGGGTTGCAGTTTCGGCCAGGGCTATCTGCTGGGCAGGCCGACGGCGGAAATGGGTGGCGTGGCGTTGGTGTGA
- a CDS encoding RNA polymerase sigma factor produces the protein MLAYAAGDASAFERLYARHRTPLYRFLLRNLRDGALADEVFQDTWQRVISARTAWKPDAAFTTWLYRIAHNRLNDHWRALKHRPPAPADADERAARVPDPDTPDRQLSEFEQRRRLQLALAELPEEQRQVVQLRLEQELSLEEIGDITGVGRETVKSRLRYAMDKLRARLTE, from the coding sequence ATGCTTGCCTATGCGGCGGGCGATGCGTCGGCGTTCGAGCGTCTGTATGCGCGTCACCGCACCCCTTTGTACCGCTTTCTGTTGCGTAATCTGCGTGACGGTGCGCTGGCCGACGAGGTCTTCCAGGACACCTGGCAGCGGGTGATCTCCGCGCGCACAGCCTGGAAGCCGGATGCCGCCTTCACCACCTGGCTCTACCGGATCGCCCACAATCGCCTCAACGACCACTGGCGCGCCCTCAAGCACCGGCCACCCGCGCCTGCGGACGCCGATGAACGCGCCGCGCGGGTGCCCGACCCGGACACGCCGGATCGCCAACTCAGCGAATTCGAGCAACGCCGACGCCTGCAGCTGGCGCTGGCCGAGCTCCCCGAGGAGCAGCGCCAGGTGGTGCAACTGCGCCTGGAGCAGGAACTGAGTCTTGAGGAAATCGGCGACATCACCGGCGTGGGCCGGGAAACCGTCAAATCGCGGCTGCGCTACGCGATGGACAAGTTGCGCGCGAGACTGACCGAATGA
- a CDS encoding DUF1778 domain-containing protein has translation MCPVASKVINLRVPEAKQVLIDRAVAVTGKNRTEFILDAVTEKAREVLADQTQFALGKQAMQRFNALIEAPLENPDALKRLLAKPSPWER, from the coding sequence ATGTGTCCTGTCGCCAGCAAAGTCATCAATCTGCGCGTGCCCGAGGCCAAACAGGTGCTGATCGATCGCGCCGTGGCGGTCACCGGCAAGAACCGCACAGAGTTTATTCTCGATGCCGTTACCGAGAAGGCGCGCGAAGTCTTGGCCGATCAAACCCAATTTGCCCTGGGCAAGCAGGCGATGCAGCGATTCAATGCGCTGATCGAAGCCCCGCTTGAAAATCCGGACGCACTCAAGCGCCTGCTGGCCAAACCGTCGCCCTGGGAGCGTTGA